The following are from one region of the Pelagibius sp. CAU 1746 genome:
- a CDS encoding VWA domain-containing protein, which produces MAAEVLSSEPLPLAEVTPVAGAQLRQRMASFLSILRDNGFLVGLEETQDCLRFASAADIGRPAVLRSGLRSIACTRQADWDRFDEIFDAYWLKRGMKGVLRVAGTPPKGRGARKLSEAGAPGGSLGTPEQTSREGDEAVGNPADRQGRREGASASEALAEADFRHLMTADELQRVHELADRLARRMRHRLSRRERQRRRGRRLDLRRTIHRSIGRGGLPIDLAWRRRRYKPLRLVVVLDASGSMSQYSTFFLRFIHGVLDRFNEAEAFVFHTRLIHVSPALKERNATKAVERLSLIAQGWSGGTKIGESLAAFNRHHAARVVHGRTVVMIVSDGYDTGTPDVLGREMAALRRRSKRIVWLNPMIGWEGYEPTAGGMQAALPYVDLFAPAHNLKSLEALAPFLEQV; this is translated from the coding sequence ATGGCGGCTGAAGTCCTCAGCTCCGAACCGCTTCCACTTGCGGAGGTCACGCCGGTCGCCGGCGCGCAGCTGCGCCAGCGCATGGCGTCCTTCCTCAGTATTCTCCGCGACAACGGCTTTTTGGTCGGCCTGGAGGAAACCCAGGACTGCCTGCGCTTCGCTTCGGCGGCGGATATCGGCCGTCCTGCCGTTCTGCGCAGCGGCCTGCGCAGCATTGCCTGCACCCGCCAGGCGGACTGGGACCGCTTCGACGAGATCTTCGACGCCTATTGGCTCAAGCGCGGCATGAAGGGCGTGCTGCGTGTCGCAGGGACGCCGCCCAAGGGCCGGGGCGCGCGCAAGCTGTCGGAAGCGGGCGCGCCCGGCGGCAGCCTGGGGACGCCGGAGCAGACCTCGCGCGAGGGCGACGAGGCGGTCGGCAATCCCGCCGACCGGCAGGGCCGGCGCGAAGGGGCCTCGGCCTCGGAGGCCTTGGCGGAGGCCGACTTCCGCCACCTGATGACGGCGGACGAACTGCAGCGGGTCCACGAACTGGCCGACCGGCTGGCGCGGCGCATGCGCCACCGCCTCAGCCGCCGCGAGCGGCAGCGCCGGCGCGGCCGGCGGCTGGACCTGCGGCGCACCATCCACCGCAGCATCGGTCGTGGCGGCCTGCCCATCGACCTTGCCTGGCGCAGGCGGCGCTACAAGCCGCTGCGCCTCGTGGTGGTGCTCGACGCCTCCGGCTCCATGAGCCAGTACAGCACCTTCTTCCTGCGTTTCATCCACGGCGTGCTGGACCGCTTCAACGAGGCCGAGGCCTTTGTCTTCCACACCCGGCTGATCCATGTTTCTCCCGCCTTGAAGGAGCGCAACGCGACCAAGGCCGTGGAGCGGCTGTCGCTCATCGCCCAGGGCTGGTCCGGCGGCACCAAGATCGGCGAGAGCCTGGCGGCCTTCAACCGCCACCACGCCGCGCGCGTCGTACACGGGCGGACCGTCGTGATGATCGTCAGCGATGGCTACGATACCGGAACGCCGGACGTCCTGGGCCGCGAAATGGCGGCCCTGCGCCGGCGCAGCAAGCGCATCGTCTGGCTGAATCCGATGATCGGATGGGAAGGTTATGAGCCGACCGCCGGGGGTATGCAGGCGGCATTGCCTTACGTCGACCTTTTCGCTCCGGCGCACAACCTGAAGAGTCTCGAGGCGTTGGCGCCTTTCCTGGAGCAGGTGTGA
- a CDS encoding XdhC/CoxI family protein — protein sequence MSGDYGDLLDLMAQLRGAARPYALATVVRTVAATSAKAGAKAVVTADGEIHGWIGGGCARGAVRRAALQAMKDGEALLISVQPQEALDAGGVAAGESRGGVEFHRSACPSGGSLDIFVEPMLPRPVLVVCGASPVACAIAELAGRSGFAVTVAALAEDLDSLPEAERRITGFELPPEAAGERFIVVATQGKRDAVALRAALSTETPYVAFVGSRRKAAALLGKLRVEGLAADKAARLRSPAGLDIGAITPEEIALSIVAEVVELRRRGRREHGQANDAGGNHDAA from the coding sequence ATGAGCGGCGACTACGGAGATCTGTTGGACCTGATGGCGCAGCTACGTGGCGCGGCGCGGCCTTACGCGCTGGCGACGGTGGTGCGCACGGTGGCCGCCACCTCGGCCAAGGCCGGAGCCAAGGCAGTGGTCACCGCTGACGGTGAGATCCATGGCTGGATCGGCGGCGGCTGCGCACGCGGCGCTGTGCGCCGCGCGGCTTTGCAGGCAATGAAAGACGGCGAGGCGCTTCTCATCTCCGTGCAGCCGCAGGAAGCCCTGGACGCCGGTGGCGTGGCCGCTGGGGAGTCGAGGGGCGGGGTGGAGTTCCACCGCAGCGCCTGCCCCAGCGGCGGCAGCCTGGACATCTTTGTCGAGCCCATGCTGCCGCGCCCCGTTCTGGTGGTTTGCGGCGCCTCGCCGGTGGCCTGCGCCATCGCCGAGCTTGCCGGACGCAGTGGCTTTGCTGTCACCGTGGCGGCGCTCGCGGAGGATCTGGACAGTCTGCCGGAGGCAGAACGGCGCATCACCGGCTTCGAGCTGCCGCCCGAGGCGGCTGGAGAGCGCTTCATCGTGGTGGCGACCCAAGGCAAGCGCGATGCCGTGGCGTTGCGCGCGGCACTTTCGACAGAGACGCCCTACGTCGCCTTCGTCGGCAGCCGGCGCAAGGCGGCGGCCTTGCTGGGCAAGCTACGGGTCGAGGGGCTGGCGGCGGACAAGGCGGCGCGCCTGCGCTCGCCTGCCGGCCTCGACATCGGCGCCATCACGCCCGAGGAGATCGCCTTGTCGATTGTCGCCGAGGTGGTGGAGCTGCGCCGCCGCGGCCGCCGGGAACATGGACAGGCGAATGACGCCGGCGGCAATCACGATGCCGCGTGA
- a CDS encoding carbon monoxide dehydrogenase subunit G codes for MDMTGSERIAAPREKVYAALNDPEILKASIPGCESIEKLSDCEMTATVVTKVGPVKARFQGAVTLSDLDPPNGYTITGEGKGGPAGFAKGGAKVRLEEDGEATVLHYEVKADVGGKLAQLGSRLVDGTAKKLSGEFFSRFAGIVAAPAAAPAAEPAAAEAALAAAREFPGAAARGAGGSRLWIWGLAALVLLLGAYILFTS; via the coding sequence ATGGACATGACCGGCAGCGAACGCATCGCCGCACCGCGCGAGAAGGTCTACGCGGCCCTCAACGATCCGGAAATCCTGAAAGCTTCGATCCCCGGCTGCGAATCGATCGAGAAGCTTTCGGACTGCGAGATGACGGCGACGGTGGTCACCAAGGTCGGGCCGGTGAAGGCCAGGTTCCAGGGCGCGGTCACGCTGTCGGACCTGGACCCGCCCAACGGCTACACCATCACCGGCGAAGGCAAAGGCGGGCCCGCCGGCTTTGCCAAGGGCGGGGCCAAGGTGCGTCTGGAAGAGGACGGCGAGGCGACGGTGCTGCACTACGAGGTGAAGGCCGATGTCGGCGGCAAGCTGGCGCAGCTCGGTTCACGCCTTGTCGACGGCACGGCGAAGAAGCTCTCCGGCGAGTTCTTTTCCCGCTTTGCCGGGATCGTCGCCGCCCCGGCGGCGGCGCCCGCCGCGGAACCGGCGGCCGCCGAGGCGGCTCTCGCGGCGGCCCGGGAGTTCCCGGGCGCGGCGGCGCGCGGCGCGGGCGGGTCGCGGCTGTGGATCTGGGGCCTGGCGGCGTTGGTCCTGCTACTCGGTGCCTATATCCTCTTCACTTCATAA
- a CDS encoding helix-turn-helix domain-containing protein produces the protein MAKGESQQRSKPRSGKTRPAARQSGRTTDSTAPQASESQSIEEAIGAQVRELRKLQDMTVAELASQAGLSAGMLSKVENGGISPSLATLQSLAQALNVPMTTFFSAFEEKRDAYHVRADEGLSIERRGTKVGHQYQLLGSSLGGDVACEPYLVTITEDAEAYPSFRHEGQEFIYLLEGEVGYRHGEKIYSLTPGDSLFFDARAPHGPEELRRLPLRFLSIIVFSRE, from the coding sequence GTGGCCAAGGGGGAATCCCAGCAGCGTTCGAAGCCGCGCAGCGGTAAGACCAGGCCGGCCGCGCGGCAGAGCGGGCGGACAACCGACTCGACCGCGCCCCAGGCTTCGGAGAGCCAGAGTATCGAGGAGGCCATCGGCGCCCAGGTGCGCGAGCTGCGTAAGCTGCAGGATATGACGGTGGCGGAGCTGGCGAGCCAGGCGGGTCTGTCGGCGGGCATGCTTTCAAAGGTCGAGAACGGTGGCATCTCGCCGTCCCTGGCGACACTGCAAAGCTTGGCGCAGGCGCTCAACGTACCGATGACGACCTTCTTTTCGGCTTTCGAGGAAAAGCGCGACGCCTATCACGTGCGTGCCGACGAAGGCTTGTCGATCGAGCGGCGCGGCACCAAAGTCGGCCATCAATATCAGCTGCTCGGCTCTTCGCTGGGCGGTGACGTCGCCTGCGAACCCTATCTCGTCACCATCACCGAGGACGCGGAGGCCTATCCGAGCTTTCGTCACGAAGGCCAGGAGTTCATTTACTTGCTCGAAGGCGAAGTGGGATACCGACACGGCGAGAAGATCTACTCCCTGACGCCGGGCGATTCGCTGTTTTTCGATGCGCGGGCGCCGCATGGCCCGGAGGAGCTTCGCCGTCTGCCGCTGCGCTTTCTTTCGATTATCGTCTTCTCGCGCGAGTAG
- the thiD gene encoding bifunctional hydroxymethylpyrimidine kinase/phosphomethylpyrimidine kinase: MAKISARNGESIPIALTVAGSDSGGGAGIQADLKTFSALGVYGASAITAVTAQNTRAVTAVHPLPEDIVAAQIDTVFDDLPVKAVKVGMLGGPPVIESVATGLRGRGAPLVIDPVMVAKSGDALLPDSAVIALRRDLLPLADVLTPNLPEAARLLEGPQAETEVEAEAQGRRLLALGPKAVLMKGGHASGKVCVDLLIMAGGETLRLEAPRRDTRNTHGTGCTLSSAIAAGLAKGRDLPEAVEAAHAYLQGAIAAADRLDVGSGHGPVHHFHALWS, encoded by the coding sequence GTGGCGAAAATCAGCGCGCGGAACGGCGAAAGCATTCCGATCGCCTTGACCGTGGCTGGCTCCGACAGCGGAGGCGGCGCCGGGATACAGGCCGATCTCAAGACATTTTCCGCTCTCGGCGTCTACGGCGCCAGCGCGATCACCGCGGTGACTGCGCAGAACACCCGCGCGGTCACGGCCGTGCATCCCCTCCCTGAAGATATCGTCGCCGCTCAGATCGACACGGTCTTCGACGACCTGCCGGTGAAGGCCGTGAAGGTCGGCATGCTGGGCGGACCGCCGGTCATCGAAAGCGTGGCCACCGGCCTGCGCGGCCGTGGCGCGCCCCTGGTGATCGATCCGGTCATGGTGGCGAAGTCGGGCGATGCCCTGCTGCCGGACTCGGCGGTCATCGCCCTGCGCCGCGACCTGCTGCCGCTGGCCGACGTGCTGACGCCGAACCTGCCGGAGGCGGCGCGCCTGCTGGAAGGGCCGCAGGCCGAGACGGAGGTCGAAGCGGAGGCGCAGGGGCGCCGGCTGCTGGCGTTGGGCCCCAAGGCGGTGCTGATGAAGGGCGGTCACGCCAGCGGCAAGGTCTGCGTCGACCTGCTGATCATGGCCGGCGGCGAGACACTGCGGCTGGAGGCGCCGCGGCGCGACACCCGAAATACCCACGGCACCGGCTGCACCCTGTCCTCGGCCATCGCCGCCGGCCTTGCCAAGGGCCGGGATCTGCCCGAGGCGGTGGAGGCGGCACACGCTTACCTGCAGGGCGCCATCGCGGCAGCCGATAGGCTTGACGTCGGGTCGGGGCACGGACCCGTGCACCATTTCCATGCGCTGTGGAGTTGA
- the thiO gene encoding glycine oxidase ThiO codes for MKATVKVTVLGAGVAGLTCATELQKRGAAVTVIDRAPGLGPGSCSWWAGGMLAPWCEGESAEEPVVRLGGRAADWWQEHAGGVVRQGTLVVAPGRDTGELRRFARRTENFTEMDAQAIATLEPDLAGRFRQGLFFAGEAHLDPRAAIGSLARKLCEGGGELRFSTEAEDAPRGEVVVDCRGLAAREVLPELRGVRGEMLMLRCREMEMSRTVRLLHPRIPIYIVPRGEGLYMVGATMIESASRTAVSARSLVELLNAAYALHPAFGEAEVVEIGVDARPAFPDNLPRVWREGDRIFVNGLYRHGFLLAPAMARRAAALAYGESLSPEDKDADRLERQTA; via the coding sequence ATGAAAGCGACCGTCAAAGTCACGGTTCTGGGGGCCGGCGTGGCCGGCCTCACCTGCGCCACTGAATTGCAGAAGCGCGGAGCCGCCGTGACTGTGATCGACCGTGCACCGGGCCTGGGGCCTGGATCCTGCTCCTGGTGGGCGGGCGGCATGCTCGCCCCCTGGTGCGAGGGCGAAAGCGCCGAGGAGCCGGTGGTGCGCCTGGGCGGCAGGGCGGCGGACTGGTGGCAGGAGCATGCCGGCGGCGTGGTCCGCCAGGGGACTCTCGTCGTCGCACCGGGCAGGGACACCGGGGAGCTGCGGCGTTTCGCCCGCCGCACGGAGAACTTCACCGAGATGGATGCGCAAGCCATCGCGACGTTGGAGCCGGACCTCGCCGGGCGTTTCCGCCAGGGCCTCTTCTTCGCGGGCGAGGCGCATCTCGATCCCCGCGCCGCGATCGGGTCCCTGGCCCGGAAGCTGTGCGAGGGCGGTGGCGAGCTGAGGTTTTCGACCGAGGCCGAAGACGCGCCAAGAGGCGAGGTGGTGGTCGACTGCCGGGGGCTCGCGGCGCGCGAGGTCTTGCCCGAGCTGCGCGGCGTGCGCGGCGAGATGCTGATGCTGCGCTGCCGCGAGATGGAGATGTCGCGTACGGTGCGGTTGCTGCATCCGCGAATCCCGATCTACATCGTGCCGCGCGGCGAGGGACTTTACATGGTCGGCGCGACCATGATCGAGAGCGCCTCGCGCACTGCAGTGTCGGCGCGCTCCCTCGTCGAACTTCTGAATGCCGCCTACGCGCTGCATCCCGCTTTCGGAGAAGCGGAGGTGGTCGAGATCGGCGTCGATGCACGCCCGGCTTTTCCCGACAACCTGCCGCGGGTTTGGCGCGAAGGTGACCGTATCTTCGTTAATGGCCTCTACCGCCACGGCTTTTTGCTGGCGCCGGCCATGGCGCGGCGCGCCGCCGCCCTGGCCTATGGCGAATCCCTTAGCCCGGAGGACAAGGATGCAGATCGTCTTGAACGGCAAACCGCGTGA
- the thiS gene encoding sulfur carrier protein ThiS: MQIVLNGKPREVKRDRLDRLLEELGYRDATVATAVNGNFVARPARAAMRIEDGDRVEVIAPMQGG, encoded by the coding sequence ATGCAGATCGTCTTGAACGGCAAACCGCGTGAGGTGAAGCGCGACCGCCTCGACCGCCTGTTGGAGGAGCTTGGCTATAGAGACGCCACGGTGGCAACGGCGGTCAACGGCAACTTCGTGGCGCGGCCGGCGCGAGCGGCGATGCGGATCGAGGATGGCGACCGGGTCGAGGTCATCGCCCCGATGCAGGGAGGTTGA
- a CDS encoding thiazole synthase, with product MTDFYGVDLGNRLLLGTAGYPSPAVLAEAVGVSGAEVVTVSLRRESAERRDGHDFWKLIQGLGVKVLPNTAGCHTVKEAVTTAHMAREVFDTPWIKLEVIGEDDSLQPDLFGLVEAAAILTEEGFQVFPYTTEDLVAAGRLLEAGCEVLMPWGAPIGSGLGLNNLYGLRSLRAHFPEVPLVVDAGIGLPSHAAAAMELGYDAVLLNTAVAKAGDPAAMAAAFAQAIAAGRTARAADPMEPRDMAAPSTPVIGKAFLG from the coding sequence ATGACTGATTTCTATGGCGTGGATCTGGGGAACCGGCTGCTGCTGGGTACGGCAGGCTATCCTTCACCAGCGGTTCTGGCCGAAGCGGTCGGTGTTTCCGGCGCCGAGGTGGTTACGGTGTCGCTGCGGCGTGAATCGGCGGAACGGCGCGACGGGCATGATTTCTGGAAGCTAATCCAGGGGCTTGGCGTCAAGGTTTTGCCGAACACGGCGGGCTGCCACACGGTGAAGGAGGCGGTGACGACAGCCCATATGGCGCGTGAAGTCTTCGACACCCCCTGGATCAAGCTGGAGGTGATCGGCGAGGACGACAGCCTGCAGCCGGATCTCTTCGGACTGGTCGAGGCGGCGGCGATCCTGACGGAAGAGGGGTTCCAGGTCTTTCCCTATACCACCGAGGATCTGGTGGCCGCAGGGCGCCTGCTGGAAGCGGGCTGCGAGGTGCTGATGCCTTGGGGCGCGCCGATCGGCTCCGGTTTGGGCCTCAACAACCTCTATGGCTTGCGCAGCCTGCGCGCGCACTTCCCCGAGGTGCCGCTGGTGGTGGATGCGGGCATCGGCCTGCCGTCCCACGCGGCGGCGGCCATGGAACTGGGCTATGACGCGGTGCTGCTCAATACCGCCGTGGCCAAGGCCGGCGATCCCGCCGCCATGGCCGCCGCCTTCGCCCAGGCCATCGCGGCAGGCCGGACCGCGCGCGCCGCCGACCCCATGGAGCCGCGCGACATGGCGGCGCCCTCGACCCCCGTTATCGGCAAGGCGTTCCTGGGATGA
- a CDS encoding thiamine phosphate synthase, giving the protein MTLDPFYPIFDSSDWLHWLLPCGVKLVQLRVKDRSEVETRREIRTAKGLCDAAGCQLVINDYWRLAIDEGCDFVHLGQEDLDSADLTAIRRAGLRLGVSTHDDAELERALATGPDYIALGPVYPTILKKMKWDPQGLGKVTDWKRRIGEVPLVAIGGLTVERAPGVLAAGADILSVVTDITLNAEPEARTRAWVEVTHENELQESR; this is encoded by the coding sequence ATGACCCTAGATCCCTTTTATCCCATTTTCGACAGCAGCGATTGGCTGCACTGGCTGCTGCCCTGCGGGGTGAAGTTGGTGCAGTTGCGCGTGAAGGACCGCAGCGAGGTCGAGACGCGGCGGGAAATCCGCACCGCGAAGGGGCTTTGCGACGCGGCGGGCTGCCAACTCGTCATCAACGATTACTGGCGGCTGGCCATCGACGAGGGCTGCGACTTCGTGCATCTGGGCCAGGAGGATCTGGACAGTGCCGACCTGACGGCGATCCGCCGCGCCGGTCTTCGCCTGGGCGTCAGTACTCACGACGACGCCGAGTTGGAGCGCGCCCTGGCCACCGGTCCCGATTACATCGCGCTGGGGCCCGTCTATCCGACCATCCTCAAAAAGATGAAGTGGGATCCGCAGGGCCTCGGGAAGGTCACGGATTGGAAGCGGCGCATCGGGGAGGTTCCGCTGGTCGCTATCGGCGGCCTGACCGTCGAGCGGGCGCCCGGCGTGCTGGCGGCCGGCGCCGACATCCTCTCCGTCGTCACCGATATCACCCTCAATGCCGAGCCCGAGGCCAGGACACGCGCTTGGGTCGAGGTAACGCACGAAAACGAACTGCAGGAATCCCGATGA
- a CDS encoding ABC transporter substrate-binding protein, protein MKTLTSSLALTLSLTLSLLLLPPAPAAAADKLTLVLDWFVNPDHGPIVIAQEKGYFAAEGLEVEVVAPADPSDPPKLVAAGKADLAVSYQPQLHLQVHEGLSLIRVGTLVATPLNCLLVLKDGPVKSLADLKGRKIGFSVAGVEEALLGAMLAPHGLALDDVELVNVNWSLSPSLMSRQVDAVIGAFRNFELNQLAIEDIEGRCFFPEEEGVPAYDELIYVANPETMDPAVVLRFLAATEKATQFIVNHPEESWEIFAGTAKELQDELNARAWKDTLPRFALRPAALDVGRYARFEAFLAEAGLVPSEYPVTRIAVQVSVQ, encoded by the coding sequence ATGAAGACCTTGACGTCCTCCCTCGCTCTCACCCTGTCGCTGACTCTTTCCCTGCTGCTGCTGCCGCCAGCGCCCGCGGCGGCTGCGGACAAGCTGACCCTGGTGCTCGATTGGTTCGTGAACCCCGACCACGGTCCCATCGTCATCGCTCAGGAGAAGGGCTACTTCGCCGCCGAAGGCCTGGAGGTGGAGGTGGTCGCGCCGGCCGATCCCTCCGACCCGCCGAAGCTGGTGGCCGCGGGTAAGGCCGATCTTGCGGTCTCCTATCAGCCGCAGTTGCATCTGCAGGTTCACGAGGGCCTCTCCTTGATCCGGGTCGGCACCCTGGTGGCGACGCCGCTCAACTGTCTTCTGGTGTTGAAGGACGGGCCGGTGAAGTCCCTGGCCGACCTCAAAGGCCGCAAGATCGGCTTCTCCGTTGCCGGGGTGGAGGAGGCATTGCTGGGCGCCATGCTGGCGCCGCACGGCCTGGCCCTGGACGACGTCGAACTGGTCAACGTCAACTGGTCGCTGTCGCCCTCGCTGATGTCGCGGCAGGTGGACGCGGTGATCGGTGCCTTCCGCAATTTCGAACTGAACCAGCTGGCCATCGAAGACATCGAAGGACGCTGCTTCTTTCCCGAGGAGGAAGGCGTGCCGGCCTATGACGAGCTGATCTACGTGGCCAACCCGGAAACGATGGACCCGGCTGTCGTGCTGCGGTTCCTCGCGGCGACCGAGAAGGCGACGCAGTTCATCGTCAACCATCCGGAAGAGAGTTGGGAGATTTTCGCCGGTACTGCCAAGGAGTTGCAGGACGAACTGAACGCGCGCGCCTGGAAGGACACCCTGCCGCGCTTCGCGCTGAGGCCCGCGGCCCTCGATGTCGGCCGCTACGCCCGCTTCGAGGCCTTCCTGGCCGAGGCCGGACTGGTGCCCAGCGAGTACCCGGTGACGCGCATCGCTGTTCAGGTGTCGGTGCAATGA
- the tenA gene encoding thiaminase II, which translates to MTAPEPPRTCGPDYGSEVFCGWRRAAAEDWQAYTRHDFVRRLGDGTLPRRAFLHYLVQDYVFLTHFARAWGLAVVKAGDLEEMKAAAATVDALVNHEMKLHVEICAGEGIPEKTLFAAEEEIENLAYTRFVMDRGLAGDFLDLLAALAPCVLGYGEIGAWLGDLASRGGARDKAYADWIDTYAASDYQALCHGVGKLIDHAAAARLGAAPQTVPRWNGLCRTFRTATRLEVGFWDMGLRGGRAAG; encoded by the coding sequence ATGACCGCGCCCGAGCCGCCGCGCACCTGCGGCCCGGACTACGGCTCCGAGGTCTTCTGCGGCTGGCGCCGCGCCGCGGCGGAGGACTGGCAGGCCTACACCCGGCACGACTTCGTGCGGCGGCTGGGCGACGGCACGCTGCCGCGCCGGGCTTTTCTCCACTATCTGGTGCAGGATTATGTCTTCCTGACCCACTTCGCCCGCGCCTGGGGGCTGGCGGTGGTCAAGGCCGGCGACCTGGAGGAGATGAAGGCGGCGGCCGCCACCGTCGACGCCCTGGTGAACCACGAGATGAAGCTGCACGTGGAGATCTGCGCGGGGGAAGGCATCCCGGAGAAGACGCTCTTTGCTGCGGAGGAGGAGATCGAGAACCTCGCCTACACCCGCTTCGTCATGGACCGCGGCCTGGCCGGCGACTTCCTCGACCTGCTGGCGGCCCTGGCGCCCTGCGTCCTGGGCTACGGCGAGATCGGCGCCTGGCTGGGCGACCTCGCCAGCCGCGGCGGCGCGCGCGACAAGGCCTACGCCGACTGGATCGACACCTACGCGGCCAGCGACTACCAGGCGCTGTGCCACGGCGTCGGCAAGCTGATCGACCATGCCGCGGCGGCGCGTCTCGGTGCCGCGCCCCAGACCGTGCCGCGCTGGAACGGCCTCTGCCGCACCTTCCGCACGGCCACGCGCCTGGAGGTCGGTTTCTGGGACATGGGGCTGAGGGGCGGGCGGGCGGCGGGATGA
- a CDS encoding ABC transporter permease codes for MRDGVLVLAAALAFWQALVWLTDVPSFILPGPLRVAGMLVEQYRLILGHAAVTVAEVLLGIALGTLLGALTALQLMMSRAALRYVLPVLVFSQAVPVFALAPLLTLWLGYGLGSKIAMAVLIIYFPVASNFLDGLRHSDDSLIEMARSLGATDRQVLFRIRLPAALPSLGSGLRLAAVYAPIGAVIGEWVGASRGLGYLMLLANGRAKTDLMFAALLVLVIFTLVLHKVVGRGADYLARRAKGRV; via the coding sequence ATGCGCGACGGCGTCCTGGTCCTTGCCGCAGCGCTGGCTTTCTGGCAGGCGCTGGTGTGGCTGACCGACGTGCCCTCGTTCATCCTGCCGGGGCCGCTGCGCGTTGCGGGCATGCTCGTCGAGCAGTACCGGCTCATTCTCGGGCACGCCGCCGTGACCGTGGCTGAGGTGCTGCTCGGCATCGCGCTCGGCACCCTGCTGGGTGCGCTGACGGCCTTGCAGCTCATGATGTCGCGCGCCGCCCTGCGCTACGTGCTGCCGGTGCTGGTCTTCAGCCAGGCAGTGCCGGTCTTCGCCCTGGCGCCGCTGCTGACCCTCTGGCTCGGCTACGGCCTCGGCTCCAAGATCGCCATGGCGGTGCTGATCATCTACTTCCCCGTGGCCTCCAACTTCCTCGATGGCCTGCGGCACAGCGACGACAGCCTGATCGAGATGGCGCGCAGCCTGGGCGCGACGGACCGTCAGGTTCTGTTCCGCATCCGCCTGCCGGCGGCGCTGCCATCGCTGGGTTCGGGCTTGCGTCTCGCCGCGGTCTACGCGCCCATAGGCGCGGTCATCGGCGAATGGGTCGGGGCCTCCCGGGGCCTCGGCTACCTCATGCTGCTGGCCAACGGCCGGGCCAAGACCGACCTGATGTTCGCCGCGCTCCTGGTTCTCGTGATCTTCACCCTGGTCCTGCACAAGGTTGTGGGCCGCGGGGCCGACTACCTGGCGCGCCGCGCCAAGGGCCGGGTATGA